The following proteins are encoded in a genomic region of Nicotiana sylvestris chromosome 4, ASM39365v2, whole genome shotgun sequence:
- the LOC138889862 gene encoding uncharacterized protein, producing MASYEALYGRRCRSPVGWFEVSETELYGPDLIYQDIERVKVIQERLKTTQSRQKSYSDVRLRDLDFEVAYELELPSKLEFVHPVFHVSMLRKFIGDPSQVVPIKDVQVTEDLPYEKVLVAILDRQVRKLRTKDVASVKVLWMNKNMEEMIGEEEEEIKFKYPYLFQKEDNKDAKGTQDAL from the exons ATGGCTTCGTACGAAGCACTAtatgggagaagatgtagatcaccagttggatggtttgaagttagtgaaacagaattatatgggccagatttaaTTTACCAAGACATTGAGAGggtgaaagtgatacaagaaCGACTGAAGACgacacaaagcaggcaaaagtcTTATTCCGATGTACGACTTCGTGATCTGGattttgag gttgcttatgagttagaattgccatccaaattggaatttgtccatccggtattccatgtatctatgttgaggaaatttattggagacccttctcaaGTCGttcctatcaaagatgtacaagttacagaggatctACCATATGAAAAAGTActagtggctatattagatcgacaagtccgcaagctgagaacaaaagatgtagcttccgtcaaagtattgtggatgaacaagaatatggaagaaatgataggggaagaagaagaggagataaAGTTTAAATACCCTTACCTTTTCCAAAaggaagataacaaggatgccaAGGGAACGCAAGACGCATTATAA